TCTTGGTCTTCAAGAAATGCTTGTTTACTTTGACCCTTGGATGGCCGGAGTTCTTCTTCCTGGAGTTATCGTTGTTGGATTAATTGCGATTCCATATATTGATACGAACCCTAAAGGGAATGGTTACTATACTTTTGTTGAAAGAAAGTTAGCAGTAACTTCATTCTTATTTGGTTGGTTAGTTCTTTGGATTTATCTAATTATTGTAGGAACATTTCTTCGAGGACCTAACTGGACATTCTATGGACCATTTGAGTACTGGGATTTTCATAAGGTTGTTGCTGAATACAATATTAATCTTTCTGAATATATTTGGATTAAGATTTTAAATGTTCCAATGCCAAAGAATTTACTGGTAAGAGAAATTTTCGGAATTCTGGCAACTGTTGGTTACTTAGTTGTTCTACCTCTTGTTTCTCTTAAGTCAAAGTACTGTAAAGAGCTTTATGAAAAGTCTGGAGCTATTAGATACTACATCTTTATATTCTTATTCATTATTATGATGAGTTTACCAATAAAGATGGTTTTAAGATGGTTAATTAATTTGAAATATATTGTTGCACTACCAGAGTGGGAATTAAACTTATAACCCCTCGGGTGTGAAAAAAGGGAATACTGATGAGTAAGAAGCAAGAGCCAGGAATGGCTTGGAACATGCAGAAACTTAATAAGATCTTTGCATTTCTTTCTGTTGCATTTTTAATAACTGTTGTTTGGGTTTTTCTTGATGACTATATTCGTCCGTGGAAAGCTGTTCAGTTAAAGGGAATGGAAATAAAGAAGCAGAAAATTGCTAAAGATATTAAAGCAGCAAAAGAAGAAATTAATGAAGATGAGCTCGCAAAACTTGATATGCAATTAGAGGCTTCTCAAAAGACTGTTGACTCAAGAAAGAAAGATATAGTCGCAGCTGAAGAAGAGCTTAGACTTGTTAAGAAAGATCTAAAAAATGAGACAATTGTTGGTGGTATTGCTAACTCTCAAGTTTCTGCTGTTGGTTTCCAGTACGGTGTTGCTCATGCAGAACACGCAAGTAATGCAGATTCTCTATATGCAAAACTTCAAGTGAAGAAGAAAGAATTTGCAGACTCTTCTGAGAGAAAGAAAATCCTTCAAGCTAAGGAAAAAGAATTAAGTAGAAAAATTAGATCTTATAACAAAGAAGTTACAGATACTGAAAGAAGTATTGAAAATATTGTAGGTAAGAAGAATTTACTCCAAGGTGCAAAAGATAAACTAAATGTTAATCCAGTATTTGTACTTAGAAATCTACCATTCATTGATTTCATGGACCCAACAGTAAAAATTCATCAAGTTGTTCTAGATAATATTACAGATGATAGATACTTTAGACATGTTCCTAAAGTTGACCGTTGTATGACTTGTCACGTTTTCATTGATCAAGAAGGTTATGAAGCTCAAGAAAACCCATACAAGACTCACCCTAACTTAGACCTAATGGTTGGAGCTAAGGGGAAACACCCAATGAAACAATTTGGGTGTACAACTTGTCACGGTGGAGAAGGACATAGAGTTAATGATTTCAATGCAGCAGCTCACATGCCAAAAGACGATGCCCAAAAGAAAGAGTGGGAAGAGAAATATAATTGGCATGAGCCACATAAGGTTCCAATCGTTCAGTTCCGTAAGGGTCAGTACGAAGCAGGTTGTGTAAAATGTCACAATAATGTTGAGTATATTCCAGAGGGAACAGTCGTCAATGATGGTAAGAGAAATATTAGAAAGTTTGGTTGTTATGCTTGTCACAAAATTGAAGGGTGGGAGCATAATAGAAAACCAGGTCCAAGTTTAGAGAAAATTGCCTCTAAGGTAAGCAAAGAATTCTTTATGAATTGGGTTTGGGATCCAAAAGCATTTAATAAGCATGCAAAAATGCCTCAGTTCTTTAATCAGACGAATAACAACTCTGCTGAATTTGTTAAGAAGAACGTAACTGAAGTAAATGCAATTGCTGAGTTCGTATTTGAGAAATCAAAAAAATATAAGCCATTTGCTAAATACACTGGTGGAAATACTGAAAGAGGTAAGAAGCTAGTTCGTGAAGTTGGTTGTATGGGATGCCACGGAGTTGAAGACTTTGCGGTAGAG
This sequence is a window from Halobacteriovorax sp. JY17. Protein-coding genes within it:
- a CDS encoding c-type cytochrome; this encodes MSKKQEPGMAWNMQKLNKIFAFLSVAFLITVVWVFLDDYIRPWKAVQLKGMEIKKQKIAKDIKAAKEEINEDELAKLDMQLEASQKTVDSRKKDIVAAEEELRLVKKDLKNETIVGGIANSQVSAVGFQYGVAHAEHASNADSLYAKLQVKKKEFADSSERKKILQAKEKELSRKIRSYNKEVTDTERSIENIVGKKNLLQGAKDKLNVNPVFVLRNLPFIDFMDPTVKIHQVVLDNITDDRYFRHVPKVDRCMTCHVFIDQEGYEAQENPYKTHPNLDLMVGAKGKHPMKQFGCTTCHGGEGHRVNDFNAAAHMPKDDAQKKEWEEKYNWHEPHKVPIVQFRKGQYEAGCVKCHNNVEYIPEGTVVNDGKRNIRKFGCYACHKIEGWEHNRKPGPSLEKIASKVSKEFFMNWVWDPKAFNKHAKMPQFFNQTNNNSAEFVKKNVTEVNAIAEFVFEKSKKYKPFAKYTGGNTERGKKLVREVGCMGCHGVEDFAVESKKVDAFVGPHLSGIGSKVKNSDWMVSWLLKPDHYQEDTIMPSFRLSNREANDITAYLMSKKNKKFEELKFENIDNDLRDELLVEYFAAFDPEDVAKARLAKMSDHERTMELGYRSVGKYGCYSCHNIEGFEGRAPIGPELTKLGSKPLTQFGFGHEKVEHSRDKWIEAHLLNPRRWDNGADKPFKDLLRMPQFNMTEKQASDITVALLGQVSDRVPVTGVKQLDKDEAVVAEGMKVVTKYNCIGCHQIDGDFGDILSLYEDDINQGPPRLVGQGHRVQADWFNYFLSNVYPIRHFDKDFAGTPIRMPSFNLSNEERNKLVAMFQHKSKQKTFENLPAKVEWLPGERNGALKLIQSLGCNTCHGGLPGSTTEPTAPNLKFAKHRLRPSWIKKWLSNPQAILEGTLMPSFWEDGESMDSEVFGGDAEKQKDALVKYLQEIGEDKFSPNQK